One genomic window of Niveibacterium sp. SC-1 includes the following:
- a CDS encoding TerC family protein, producing the protein MTELSLIQDFTTTAFWIAVGQIILIDLVLSGDNAVVIALACRNLPPELRRRGIFWGVLGAVILRVTLTLFAAYVLDQPWLKLVGGLLLLWIGVKLLLPDDEEQDIPGATRLGAAVRTIIVADFVMSLDNVVAVAGASHGSVALLVFGLLVSIPLIMWSSQLIMVAMERYPVVVIFGAALLGWVAGGMIAGDPGLLAHLPPVPDWLHYAAAAGGALAVVLVGRLIARGRGAPRSNGGAA; encoded by the coding sequence GTGACCGAGCTTTCCCTCATCCAGGACTTCACGACCACTGCCTTCTGGATCGCAGTGGGCCAGATCATCCTCATCGACCTCGTGCTCTCGGGCGACAACGCGGTCGTGATCGCGCTTGCCTGTCGCAATCTGCCGCCGGAACTGCGTCGCCGCGGCATCTTCTGGGGCGTGCTGGGCGCGGTGATCCTGCGGGTGACGCTGACGCTTTTCGCTGCGTACGTGTTGGACCAACCCTGGCTCAAGCTCGTGGGCGGCCTGCTGCTGCTCTGGATTGGCGTGAAGCTGCTGTTGCCTGACGACGAGGAGCAGGACATTCCCGGCGCCACGCGCCTGGGGGCCGCGGTGCGCACCATCATCGTCGCGGACTTCGTGATGAGCCTGGACAACGTGGTCGCCGTGGCTGGCGCTTCGCACGGCAGCGTGGCCTTGCTGGTGTTCGGCCTGCTGGTGAGCATCCCGCTCATCATGTGGTCCAGCCAGTTGATCATGGTGGCGATGGAACGCTATCCCGTCGTCGTGATCTTTGGCGCGGCGTTGCTCGGCTGGGTCGCGGGCGGCATGATCGCGGGCGATCCCGGCTTGCTCGCGCATCTGCCGCCCGTGCCGGACTGGTTGCACTACGCTGCCGCCGCAGGCGGTGCCCTCGCGGTCGTCCTTGTCGGCCGGCTGATTGCCCGTGGTCGCGGGGCGCCGCGTTCTAATGGAGGAGCTGCATGA
- a CDS encoding alpha/beta fold hydrolase, with translation MYRPFLRLVCLFALITSAPALAGSREVSIQAADGLALKGTWHEPEKPGERAVLLMHAMFSNRGAWAPLLPELLGAGFRVLTVDLRGYGETGGVLDVPAALADARGWLAWMRQQGGVARDRVGVLGASLGGNVGIQLCAADPQCGAVVALSPSGNFSEAMLDFSGRGLMVFAAANDGNSARAVRAMASSAQGDFALRLVEGSAHGIPALFDGERNRLGEVRDWLDQHL, from the coding sequence ATGTACCGTCCGTTCCTGCGCCTCGTTTGCCTTTTCGCGCTCATCACCAGCGCGCCCGCGCTGGCCGGGTCGCGGGAGGTTTCGATCCAGGCGGCTGACGGACTCGCACTCAAAGGCACCTGGCATGAGCCGGAGAAACCCGGCGAGCGTGCCGTGCTGCTCATGCACGCGATGTTCAGCAACCGTGGCGCTTGGGCACCGCTGCTGCCCGAACTGCTGGGCGCCGGTTTCCGGGTGCTGACGGTGGACTTGCGTGGCTACGGCGAGACCGGCGGCGTGCTGGACGTCCCGGCCGCGCTCGCCGATGCGCGCGGATGGCTCGCCTGGATGCGCCAACAGGGTGGCGTGGCGCGTGACCGGGTCGGCGTGCTGGGCGCGAGTCTTGGTGGCAACGTCGGGATCCAGCTCTGTGCGGCCGATCCGCAGTGCGGGGCCGTGGTGGCGCTGTCGCCAAGCGGCAATTTTTCGGAGGCGATGCTGGACTTCAGCGGCCGGGGCCTGATGGTCTTCGCGGCAGCGAACGATGGCAACAGTGCCCGTGCGGTACGCGCGATGGCCAGCAGCGCGCAAGGTGACTTCGCGCTGCGCCTGGTGGAAGGCAGTGCGCACGGCATCCCGGCGCTCTTCGACGGCGAGCGCAACCGCCTCGGCGAGGTGCGCGACTGGCTCGACCAGCATCTCTGA
- the sucD gene encoding succinate--CoA ligase subunit alpha, with amino-acid sequence MSILINKDTKVITQGITGKTGQFHTEKCQEYANGKNCFVAGVNPKKAGESIFNIPIFGSVKEAAGATGATVSVIYVPPAGAAAAIWEAVEADLDLAICITEGIPVRDMLEVRNKMKAKEAAGGKKTLLLGPNCPGLITPDEIKIGIMPGHIHRKGRIGVVSRSGTLTYEAVAQLTEIGLGQSSAVGIGGDPINGLKHIDVMKAFNDDPDTDAVIMIGEIGGPDEAEAALWCKANMKKPVVGFIAGVTAPAGKRMGHAGALISGGADTADAKLAIMEECGFTVTRNPSEMAKLLKGLL; translated from the coding sequence ATGTCGATTCTGATCAACAAAGACACCAAGGTCATCACCCAGGGCATCACGGGCAAGACCGGCCAGTTCCACACTGAAAAGTGTCAGGAATATGCCAACGGCAAGAACTGCTTCGTCGCGGGTGTGAATCCGAAGAAGGCGGGCGAGTCGATCTTCAACATCCCGATCTTCGGCTCCGTGAAGGAAGCCGCCGGCGCCACCGGCGCGACCGTTTCCGTCATCTACGTGCCGCCGGCGGGCGCCGCCGCGGCGATCTGGGAAGCGGTGGAAGCCGACCTGGATCTGGCCATCTGTATCACCGAAGGCATTCCGGTGCGCGACATGCTGGAAGTGCGCAACAAGATGAAGGCCAAGGAAGCCGCGGGCGGCAAGAAAACCCTGCTGCTCGGCCCGAACTGCCCGGGTCTCATCACGCCGGACGAAATCAAGATCGGCATCATGCCTGGCCACATCCACCGCAAGGGTCGCATCGGCGTGGTCTCGCGCTCCGGCACGCTGACCTATGAAGCCGTGGCACAGCTGACCGAAATCGGCCTGGGCCAGTCTTCCGCAGTCGGTATCGGTGGCGACCCGATCAACGGTCTGAAGCACATCGACGTGATGAAGGCCTTCAACGACGATCCCGACACGGACGCTGTGATCATGATCGGCGAGATCGGCGGTCCCGATGAAGCCGAGGCGGCGCTCTGGTGCAAGGCGAACATGAAGAAGCCGGTGGTTGGCTTCATCGCAGGTGTAACCGCACCGGCCGGCAAGCGCATGGGCCACGCGGGCGCGCTGATCTCCGGCGGCGCTGACACCGCGGACGCCAAGCTTGCCATCATGGAAGAGTGCGGCTTCACCGTGACGCGCAACCCGTCGGAAATGGCCAAGCTCCTCAAGGGCCTGCTCTGA
- a CDS encoding acetate/propionate family kinase, with the protein MNDSILVINAGSSSLKFSVFQPEGGDFALRLRGQVEGLFTEPKFVAKDAGDTVLDKEDWPEGTQLGHEGAMRRVTAFLRSRGIDRPAAIGHRVLHGGLEFSAPTLINPDVMTRLEKYIPFGPLHQPHNLTPIRLLTAEFPDLPQVACFDTAFHRTQPQVAELFALPMEYAEAGIRRYGFHGLSYEYIASVLGDYDRRAASGRTIVLHLGNGASMAALHGGMGVSTTMGFTALDGLPMGTRCGAIDPGILLYLMDEKGMDARAIEKLLYRESGLLGLSGVSSDMRALLASDSLRARLAVDYYVYRITREIGAMAAVLGGLDALVFTGGIGENAALIRARICEGAHWLGMQFDAAANNARGPRISFEGSQLAAWVIPTNEELMIVRHVKRVLRS; encoded by the coding sequence ATGAACGATTCCATTCTCGTCATCAATGCAGGCTCGTCGAGCCTGAAGTTCTCCGTCTTCCAGCCCGAGGGCGGCGATTTCGCGCTGCGCCTGCGCGGCCAGGTCGAAGGCCTGTTCACCGAGCCGAAGTTCGTCGCCAAGGACGCGGGCGACACCGTGCTCGACAAGGAAGACTGGCCCGAAGGCACGCAGCTCGGCCACGAAGGCGCGATGCGTCGCGTCACGGCCTTCCTGCGCTCGCGCGGCATCGATCGGCCCGCCGCGATCGGCCACCGTGTGTTGCACGGCGGTCTCGAATTCTCCGCGCCGACCCTGATCAACCCCGATGTCATGACGCGGCTGGAGAAATACATTCCCTTCGGCCCGTTGCACCAGCCGCACAACCTCACGCCGATTCGTCTGCTGACCGCGGAATTCCCGGATCTGCCGCAAGTGGCCTGTTTCGACACGGCCTTCCACCGCACCCAGCCGCAGGTCGCCGAACTCTTCGCCCTGCCGATGGAGTACGCGGAGGCCGGCATCCGGCGCTACGGCTTCCACGGGCTCTCCTACGAGTACATCGCCAGCGTGCTGGGTGACTACGACAGGCGCGCGGCGAGCGGTCGCACCATCGTGCTGCACCTGGGCAACGGCGCGAGCATGGCCGCGCTGCACGGCGGCATGGGCGTGTCCACGACCATGGGCTTTACCGCGCTCGACGGCCTGCCGATGGGCACGCGCTGCGGCGCGATCGACCCGGGCATCCTGCTCTATCTGATGGACGAGAAGGGCATGGACGCCCGCGCCATCGAGAAGCTGCTCTATCGTGAATCCGGCCTCCTGGGGCTCTCCGGCGTGTCTTCCGACATGCGCGCGCTGCTGGCCAGCGATTCGCTGCGCGCGCGCCTGGCAGTGGACTACTACGTCTATCGCATCACGCGTGAGATCGGCGCGATGGCCGCGGTGCTCGGCGGCCTCGACGCCCTGGTATTCACCGGCGGAATAGGCGAGAACGCAGCGCTCATCCGCGCGCGCATCTGTGAAGGCGCGCACTGGCTCGGCATGCAGTTCGACGCCGCCGCCAACAACGCCCGCGGGCCGCGCATCTCCTTCGAGGGCAGCCAGCTGGCCGCCTGGGTCATCCCGACCAACGAAGAGCTGATGATCGTGCGCCATGTGAAGCGGGTATTGCGAAGCTGA
- a CDS encoding 3',5'-cyclic-nucleotide phosphodiesterase, with amino-acid sequence MEVRVLGCSGGIGGLQTRTTALAVDDDILIDCGTGVAVLEVEQLLRIDHVFITHAHLDHIAFLPFLVDTVGELRSEPIMVHATPETLRIIRSHVFNWLVWPDFSAIPDRMHPMMRFNEMRVGESVRLGDRRITALPALHAVPAVGYRVQNGRGSLVFTGDTTICDPLIAALNGTPDLRTLIIETAFPNSLHDLALAARHLCPRMLFSVLDRLTVQPEVFITHLKPAQAEEIRGELAAYPGPLTLRILENDQRFEL; translated from the coding sequence GTGGAAGTCAGGGTGCTCGGTTGCAGCGGCGGCATCGGTGGTCTGCAGACGCGGACGACGGCGCTCGCCGTGGACGACGACATCCTGATCGACTGCGGGACCGGTGTCGCGGTCCTGGAGGTCGAACAGCTCCTGCGTATCGACCACGTCTTCATCACCCACGCGCACCTGGATCACATCGCTTTCCTGCCTTTCCTGGTCGACACCGTGGGCGAGCTGCGCAGCGAGCCGATCATGGTGCATGCCACGCCGGAGACGCTGCGCATCATCCGCTCGCACGTCTTCAACTGGCTGGTCTGGCCGGACTTCTCCGCCATCCCCGACCGCATGCATCCGATGATGCGGTTCAACGAAATGCGTGTCGGTGAAAGCGTGCGCCTGGGCGACCGGCGCATCACCGCGCTGCCTGCCCTGCATGCGGTGCCCGCGGTGGGTTACCGGGTCCAGAACGGGCGCGGCAGCCTGGTCTTTACCGGCGACACCACCATCTGTGATCCGCTGATCGCAGCCCTCAACGGCACGCCGGACCTGCGTACCCTCATCATCGAGACGGCCTTCCCGAATTCCCTGCACGACCTCGCACTGGCCGCGCGGCACCTGTGTCCGCGCATGCTGTTCTCGGTGCTGGATCGCTTGACGGTGCAACCCGAGGTCTTCATTACGCACCTCAAGCCCGCCCAGGCGGAGGAAATCCGCGGGGAGCTCGCGGCCTATCCGGGGCCCCTCACTTTGCGCATCCTCGAGAACGACCAGCGTTTCGAGCTTTGA
- a CDS encoding DUF2889 domain-containing protein, producing the protein MSASDQELSATVDDSAAVARRPLHLRRIDLQGFARDDGLFEIEAALLDTKAIDYPILSGTRRAGEPVHRMRIRLVFDRRFAVHGLQALTEASPYPGACEQIAPDYSVLVGCNLFDGFRRVVTERFGGTAGCAHLTELLFALPTAALQTLATLVREDEGEAQPYQLDRCHALALDGAVVRSYYPRWYRVAAKD; encoded by the coding sequence ATGTCCGCATCAGATCAGGAACTGTCCGCAACCGTGGACGACTCGGCCGCCGTCGCACGGCGGCCACTGCACCTTCGGCGCATCGACCTGCAGGGTTTCGCCCGCGACGATGGTCTCTTCGAGATCGAGGCCGCGCTGCTCGACACCAAGGCCATCGACTACCCGATCCTTTCCGGCACGCGGCGCGCCGGGGAGCCGGTCCACCGCATGCGCATCCGCCTGGTCTTCGACCGCCGCTTCGCGGTGCATGGCCTGCAGGCCCTGACCGAGGCCTCGCCTTACCCTGGCGCCTGCGAGCAGATTGCGCCGGACTATTCCGTGCTGGTGGGCTGCAACCTTTTCGATGGCTTTCGCCGGGTCGTTACGGAGCGCTTTGGCGGCACGGCGGGCTGCGCCCACCTGACCGAACTGCTCTTCGCCCTGCCCACCGCTGCCCTGCAGACCCTTGCCACCCTGGTGCGCGAGGACGAGGGCGAGGCCCAGCCCTATCAACTCGACCGTTGTCACGCGCTGGCACTCGATGGTGCGGTGGTGCGCAGCTACTATCCCCGCTGGTATCGCGTCGCGGCAAAGGACTGA
- a CDS encoding helix-turn-helix domain-containing protein translates to MPIALDIATYSGRVNRVIDHVEALLWGESASVSLESAAERAHFAPTHFHKVFRAVTGHAFADYVRNQRLRQAASVFLARPSSSVLDVAFQCGFGSGEAFARAFRRAYGMAPSDWRAGGHVGYRRALLAEHQRTRRPLIPVGGMGALLPDPDPAKLRVFSPELGFPEHLALQSADASLIRVERRPALRIAYFRVRGAYGDHVSPFWAWCVNRCDALGLDGAGREYVGVWLDDPSMVPVQDCRHDVGIVLREGETAPREVPVREVVEYDYLVYPIDDVADRVDHVWRWLLAVWMPRNGLAHGYAPGYEYLQRAGLHGCRGRLQGELCIPVRPR, encoded by the coding sequence ATGCCCATTGCCCTTGATATCGCCACTTACTCTGGGCGCGTCAATCGCGTCATCGACCATGTCGAAGCCCTGCTCTGGGGCGAGAGCGCGAGCGTGTCGCTGGAGTCCGCGGCCGAGCGCGCGCACTTTGCTCCCACGCATTTCCACAAGGTCTTCCGTGCGGTGACTGGCCACGCCTTCGCCGACTATGTGCGCAACCAGCGCCTGCGTCAGGCGGCAAGCGTCTTCCTGGCGCGGCCAAGCAGTTCGGTGCTCGACGTTGCTTTCCAGTGTGGCTTCGGCTCGGGCGAAGCTTTCGCGCGGGCCTTTCGGCGTGCCTACGGGATGGCGCCGAGCGACTGGCGCGCGGGTGGCCATGTGGGCTATCGACGGGCGCTTCTCGCCGAGCACCAGCGCACCCGCCGTCCGCTGATCCCGGTGGGCGGGATGGGGGCGCTGCTGCCCGATCCCGATCCGGCCAAGTTGCGCGTGTTCTCGCCTGAGCTGGGCTTTCCCGAACACCTCGCCCTGCAATCGGCCGATGCCAGCCTGATCCGGGTCGAGCGGCGGCCCGCGCTGCGCATTGCCTATTTCCGTGTGCGCGGGGCATACGGAGACCATGTGAGTCCGTTCTGGGCCTGGTGCGTGAACCGTTGCGACGCGCTCGGCCTGGACGGCGCGGGCAGGGAATACGTCGGCGTGTGGCTGGATGACCCGTCTATGGTCCCGGTGCAGGATTGCCGTCACGACGTGGGCATTGTCCTGCGCGAAGGCGAAACCGCGCCACGCGAGGTACCGGTGAGGGAAGTCGTGGAATACGACTATCTGGTCTACCCGATCGACGATGTCGCTGACCGGGTCGATCACGTCTGGCGCTGGCTGCTCGCCGTCTGGATGCCGCGCAATGGCCTCGCCCACGGCTATGCGCCCGGCTATGAGTACCTGCAGCGCGCCGGCCTGCACGGGTGCCGCGGACGCCTGCAGGGCGAACTCTGCATTCCCGTCCGGCCGCGCTGA
- a CDS encoding FHA domain-containing protein, with product MPKIVLSMDGLVLKEIALDKQRITVGRKPHNDIQIDNLAISGEHAAITTILQDAFLEDLNSTNGTYVNGQPVKKHALKDGDIVELGKYRLKFLKDAPAADTSNTFAKAFEPSPDFTKTQGATMRAAAETMVTGFAEAQTATQGATTTGGITGSGGMSGTNWDAPPPAGAGHSGVVQILSGRNAGRELELTKSLTTLGKPGVQVAVITRRSHGYFITHVEGTSFPVVNGRQIDAQAHPLQDHDVIELAGVKMEFYLR from the coding sequence ATGCCGAAAATCGTCCTGAGCATGGACGGCCTCGTCCTGAAGGAAATCGCGCTGGACAAGCAGCGCATTACGGTCGGCCGCAAGCCGCACAACGACATCCAGATCGACAACCTGGCGATCAGCGGCGAGCACGCCGCGATCACCACGATTCTCCAGGATGCGTTCCTTGAGGACCTCAACAGCACCAACGGCACCTATGTGAACGGGCAGCCGGTCAAGAAACACGCGCTCAAGGACGGCGACATCGTCGAGCTGGGCAAGTACCGACTCAAGTTCCTCAAGGACGCGCCGGCGGCGGATACCTCGAATACCTTCGCCAAGGCCTTCGAGCCTTCGCCCGACTTCACCAAGACGCAGGGTGCGACCATGCGTGCGGCCGCCGAGACCATGGTCACCGGCTTCGCCGAAGCGCAGACCGCCACCCAGGGCGCGACCACGACCGGTGGCATTACCGGTTCCGGCGGCATGAGCGGCACCAACTGGGATGCACCGCCGCCGGCCGGCGCGGGACATTCAGGCGTGGTGCAGATCCTCTCCGGCCGCAACGCGGGCCGCGAGCTCGAACTGACCAAGTCCCTGACTACGCTGGGCAAACCGGGTGTCCAGGTGGCGGTGATCACGCGGCGCTCGCATGGCTACTTCATCACCCACGTCGAAGGTACGAGCTTCCCGGTTGTGAACGGTCGGCAGATCGATGCGCAGGCGCACCCCCTACAGGATCACGACGTGATTGAGCTCGCCGGGGTAAAAATGGAGTTCTATCTGCGATAG
- the sucC gene encoding ADP-forming succinate--CoA ligase subunit beta, whose amino-acid sequence MKIHEYQAKEVLRKYGVVTPRGIPCFSVDEAVKAAEELGGKIWVVKAQIHAGGRGKGGGVKLARSLDEVRSISNEILGMQLVTHQTGPEGQKVRRLLIEEGADIKKEYYVAALTDRATQKVAMMASSEGGMDIEEVAHNTPEKIIKVFVDPATGLTDAQGLELARGIGVPEGSIPQAIDTLKKLYTCYMETDASLAEINPLILEGNGNIKALDAKFNFDSNALFRHPDIVAYRDLDEEDAAEIEASKFDLAYISLDGNIGCLVNGAGLAMATMDTIKLYGAEPANFLDVGGGATTEKVTEAFKIMLKNPKVEGILVNIFGGIMRCDTIATGVVTAAREVHLKVPLVVRMKGTNEELGKKILADSGLPIIAADTMAEAAEKIVAAVK is encoded by the coding sequence ATGAAGATCCACGAGTACCAGGCGAAAGAAGTCCTGCGCAAATACGGTGTGGTTACGCCGCGCGGTATTCCCTGCTTTTCCGTCGATGAGGCGGTGAAGGCGGCCGAAGAACTGGGCGGCAAGATCTGGGTGGTGAAGGCTCAGATCCACGCGGGGGGCCGCGGCAAGGGCGGCGGCGTGAAGCTCGCCCGTTCGCTGGACGAAGTGCGCAGCATCTCCAACGAGATTCTCGGCATGCAGCTGGTGACCCACCAGACCGGTCCCGAAGGCCAGAAGGTCCGTCGCCTGCTGATCGAAGAAGGCGCGGACATCAAGAAGGAATACTACGTCGCTGCGCTGACTGACCGCGCCACGCAGAAGGTCGCGATGATGGCCTCATCCGAAGGCGGCATGGACATCGAGGAAGTCGCGCACAACACGCCCGAGAAGATCATCAAGGTCTTCGTCGATCCGGCCACCGGCCTGACCGACGCGCAGGGCCTGGAACTCGCCCGCGGCATCGGCGTGCCGGAAGGCTCGATCCCGCAGGCGATCGATACGCTCAAGAAGCTCTACACCTGCTACATGGAAACCGATGCCTCGCTGGCGGAAATCAATCCGCTGATCCTCGAAGGCAACGGCAACATCAAGGCCCTGGACGCCAAGTTCAACTTCGACTCGAACGCACTCTTCCGCCATCCGGACATCGTCGCCTACCGCGACCTGGATGAAGAGGATGCCGCCGAGATCGAGGCTTCCAAGTTCGATCTGGCCTACATCTCGCTCGACGGCAACATCGGCTGCCTGGTGAACGGCGCCGGCCTCGCGATGGCGACCATGGACACCATCAAGCTCTACGGCGCCGAGCCGGCGAACTTCCTCGACGTGGGCGGCGGTGCCACCACCGAGAAGGTCACCGAAGCCTTCAAGATCATGCTCAAGAACCCCAAGGTCGAGGGCATCCTGGTCAACATCTTCGGCGGCATCATGCGCTGCGACACCATCGCCACCGGCGTGGTCACGGCCGCGCGCGAAGTGCATCTGAAGGTGCCTCTGGTCGTGCGCATGAAGGGCACGAACGAAGAACTGGGCAAGAAGATCCTGGCCGATTCCGGCCTGCCGATCATTGCCGCCGACACCATGGCCGAAGCGGCCGAAAAGATCGTGGCCGCCGTCAAGTAA
- a CDS encoding ornithine cyclodeaminase family protein produces MSALFLTEAEVTQVLDMPTALAAVASAHEALARGEAADFPRQRVRGGAVVQHLLQGGLFDRQVIGFKTYTSNRDGAHFWLHLFDAAGGLPLAVIEADALGMHRTGAAGAVAASRLAREDAREAVMFGAGWQARGQLLALAQVRPIERFTVFARDQERLRRFCAEMSQASGRQVLPGEDAQASLARADVVITVTSSPKPLFDGAWLVPGTHITAAGSNSLIRRELDETAVQRCTRVVVDSRATALREAGDLLPALEKGRLRESALIELGEILIGARSGRASAEEITLFESQGMAIQDLALGLEVLERARKAGLGTVLPY; encoded by the coding sequence ATGAGCGCACTCTTTCTCACGGAAGCCGAAGTCACCCAGGTTCTGGACATGCCGACCGCGCTGGCGGCGGTCGCTTCCGCCCACGAGGCGCTTGCCCGCGGCGAGGCGGCGGATTTCCCGCGGCAACGGGTGCGCGGTGGCGCGGTCGTCCAGCACTTGCTCCAGGGTGGGCTCTTCGACCGCCAGGTCATCGGCTTCAAGACCTACACCTCCAACCGGGACGGCGCGCATTTCTGGCTGCATCTCTTCGATGCCGCCGGCGGGCTGCCGCTTGCGGTGATCGAGGCCGATGCTCTGGGCATGCATCGCACCGGCGCGGCGGGCGCGGTTGCGGCGTCGCGGCTGGCGCGGGAGGACGCGCGCGAAGCCGTGATGTTCGGTGCCGGCTGGCAGGCGCGTGGCCAGTTGTTGGCACTCGCGCAGGTGCGTCCGATCGAGCGCTTTACCGTCTTCGCACGCGATCAGGAACGCCTGCGCCGTTTCTGCGCGGAGATGTCGCAGGCGAGCGGGCGACAAGTACTGCCCGGCGAAGACGCGCAGGCGAGCCTCGCGCGGGCGGACGTCGTCATCACCGTGACGAGCTCGCCCAAGCCACTCTTCGACGGCGCCTGGCTGGTGCCCGGGACCCACATCACTGCCGCCGGCTCCAACTCCCTGATCCGCCGCGAGCTGGACGAGACCGCGGTGCAGCGCTGCACCCGTGTGGTCGTTGACAGCCGCGCCACGGCCTTGCGCGAGGCCGGCGACCTGCTGCCCGCGCTGGAAAAGGGCCGGCTGCGCGAATCGGCACTCATCGAGCTGGGTGAGATCCTGATCGGCGCCCGGTCTGGTCGCGCCTCGGCCGAGGAAATTACGCTCTTCGAATCGCAGGGCATGGCGATCCAGGACCTCGCGCTCGGTCTGGAAGTGCTGGAACGGGCGCGCAAAGCGGGTCTGGGAACAGTTTTGCCCTACTGA
- a CDS encoding AraC family transcriptional regulator produces the protein MPVAHELVRYYDRVNRAIDHVEAHLDDTLSLAGAARIACFAPTHFHKVFGAVAGARFGDYLRARRLERAAGLLLNEPSSSVLDVAVACGFASGEALSRAFRRHFGCPPSAWRDGGHVAYRRAVLRQHLDVRTAVRPLWATSAWMADETRERTFATGIGMPLGIGRFALPGERIRLERRPAQRIAYCRLSGPYGLHVRVLWQRLRAWCEALGRDMRERSCIATWLDNPSLTPAANCRHEVGLLLEEGEAAPEGLVERSVPGGVHVVCTLDGTVAEASLAWRWLLTEWLPANGLAPTTARPYEQVRVADNPCFVDAGDLHVRGLLCIPVRPR, from the coding sequence ATGCCTGTCGCCCACGAACTGGTCCGTTACTACGACCGCGTCAATCGCGCGATCGATCATGTCGAGGCGCATCTCGACGACACGCTGAGTCTCGCCGGCGCGGCGCGTATCGCCTGCTTTGCGCCGACCCACTTTCACAAGGTCTTCGGCGCCGTGGCGGGCGCCCGCTTCGGCGACTACCTGCGCGCCCGCCGCCTCGAACGCGCCGCGGGCTTGCTCCTGAACGAGCCGTCCTCCTCCGTGCTCGACGTGGCGGTGGCCTGCGGTTTCGCGTCTGGCGAGGCCCTGAGCCGTGCATTCCGTCGGCATTTCGGTTGTCCGCCCTCGGCCTGGCGTGACGGTGGACACGTGGCCTACCGGCGCGCGGTGCTGCGCCAGCATCTGGACGTGCGCACCGCGGTACGGCCCCTGTGGGCGACCTCCGCCTGGATGGCAGACGAGACCCGCGAGCGCACCTTTGCCACCGGCATCGGCATGCCACTGGGCATTGGCCGCTTTGCGCTGCCCGGGGAGCGCATCCGCCTGGAGCGACGCCCGGCCCAGCGCATCGCCTACTGCCGCCTGAGCGGCCCGTATGGCCTGCATGTGCGGGTCCTGTGGCAGCGTCTCCGTGCCTGGTGCGAAGCATTGGGGCGGGACATGCGCGAGCGCTCCTGCATCGCGACCTGGCTGGACAACCCCTCCCTGACTCCCGCCGCCAATTGCCGCCACGAAGTCGGATTGCTGCTGGAGGAAGGCGAAGCGGCGCCCGAAGGCCTGGTCGAGCGCAGCGTGCCGGGGGGCGTTCACGTGGTTTGCACGCTGGACGGAACAGTAGCCGAAGCCTCGCTCGCCTGGCGGTGGCTGCTGACCGAATGGTTGCCTGCCAACGGCCTTGCGCCGACGACGGCGCGTCCCTACGAGCAGGTGCGCGTGGCCGACAACCCTTGTTTTGTCGACGCCGGCGATCTGCACGTGCGTGGCCTGCTCTGCATCCCGGTCCGGCCGAGGTAG